The following proteins are co-located in the candidate division WOR-3 bacterium genome:
- a CDS encoding lysophospholipid acyltransferase family protein, which yields MKLRWRLAWLLTYPLAKILLNLRVEGKRNLSSCQGGLIIAANHTSNFDPLILGWAAAREIYFLAKEELFRYRPFAWLIRAWNALPVGRGEIDLRAVRLCSRVLRHRQTLVLFPEGTRSKTGEMASFKRGVGMLALINQVPVIPTHIAGMESSIVSYLVDRDFVRLGIRKKPAHSGKIRVRFGNAVLPKGFTRDRQGYQELTALIEERVRALAD from the coding sequence GTGAAACTGCGTTGGCGGCTGGCATGGCTTTTGACCTATCCATTGGCAAAGATTCTCCTCAATCTCCGGGTTGAAGGCAAAAGGAATCTCAGTAGTTGCCAGGGCGGATTGATAATTGCCGCAAATCACACCTCCAATTTTGACCCCTTGATTTTGGGCTGGGCAGCGGCAAGGGAGATTTATTTCCTTGCCAAGGAGGAGCTTTTTCGTTACCGACCTTTCGCCTGGCTGATTAGAGCGTGGAATGCCCTGCCGGTGGGGAGGGGCGAAATTGACCTGCGGGCAGTCAGGCTGTGCTCAAGGGTATTGAGACACCGCCAGACACTGGTGCTCTTTCCTGAAGGGACAAGGAGCAAAACCGGTGAGATGGCAAGTTTCAAGCGCGGGGTGGGTATGCTGGCACTAATCAATCAGGTACCGGTTATACCTACCCATATTGCGGGAATGGAAAGTTCAATTGTTTCCTATCTGGTTGACCGTGACTTTGTCCGGCTCGGAATCCGAAAAAAGCCTGCTCACAGCGGCAAGATCAGGGTAAGGTTTGGGAACGCGGTGCTACCTAAAGGTTTCACAAGAGACCGCCAGGGTTATCAGGAGTTAACCGCGCTGATTGAAGAGCGGGTGCGGGCGCTTGCGGATTGA